A region from the Haloarcula limicola genome encodes:
- a CDS encoding ArsR/SmtB family transcription factor: protein METVLWQVLAGTEGGPNRVRILRALDERPRNRHRLADDLSLNYKTVEHHLDVLSKHGLVEHSDSDYGAVYFTTETAREHWSIVERIAETTDT, encoded by the coding sequence ATGGAGACCGTGCTCTGGCAGGTCCTCGCCGGCACCGAGGGCGGGCCCAACCGGGTCCGGATCCTTCGCGCCCTCGATGAGCGACCGCGGAACCGCCACCGGCTCGCCGACGACCTCTCGCTCAACTACAAGACGGTCGAACACCACCTCGACGTGCTCTCGAAGCACGGGCTGGTCGAACACAGCGACTCCGACTACGGGGCCGTCTACTTCACGACGGAGACGGCCCGAGAACACTGGTCGATCGTCGAACGAATCGCTGAGACGACTGACACCTAG
- a CDS encoding double zinc ribbon domain-containing protein, with protein MSKITFRADDDLIERLEAFDASKSEVMREALRAYLDGSGDDPSPARSDSAESTGAESVTDTESIDELIAERVDAIITDRLSERAERPPARQPQDVNVNISLDAERGAVATEGAAESHASDTAAADTAEDVSHGSEGRKTPAKRRENAEPSEQSSCAQCGENLSADHVYCPNCGEKASRRVFCDCGDEIRSDWGFCPSCGRRTPAADVLDQSRSGANER; from the coding sequence ATGAGCAAGATCACGTTCCGCGCTGACGACGACCTCATCGAACGCCTCGAAGCGTTCGACGCCTCGAAGAGCGAGGTCATGCGCGAGGCCCTCCGAGCGTACCTCGACGGGAGCGGCGACGACCCGTCGCCCGCCCGCTCTGACTCCGCCGAGTCGACGGGGGCCGAATCGGTGACCGACACCGAGAGCATCGACGAACTCATCGCGGAGCGCGTCGACGCCATCATCACCGACCGGTTGTCCGAGCGAGCGGAGCGACCGCCCGCGCGGCAGCCACAGGACGTCAACGTAAACATCTCACTCGACGCCGAACGTGGCGCTGTGGCGACCGAAGGGGCGGCCGAGTCACACGCGTCTGACACCGCCGCTGCCGACACTGCTGAGGACGTATCACACGGCTCCGAGGGCCGTAAGACACCGGCCAAACGCCGTGAAAACGCGGAGCCGAGCGAACAGAGCTCCTGTGCGCAATGCGGCGAAAACCTCTCCGCAGACCACGTTTACTGTCCGAATTGCGGCGAGAAGGCGTCCCGGCGCGTCTTCTGTGACTGCGGTGACGAGATCCGGTCCGACTGGGGATTCTGTCCCAGCTGCGGTCGTCGGACGCCGGCGGCGGACGTACTCGACCAATCCCGAAGTGGCGCAAACGAGCGGTAG
- a CDS encoding CobD/CbiB family cobalamin biosynthesis protein has translation MLSALAVGVAAALEAAVGEPPTRYHPVAWFGSLVAPLDQEWRSDAHAFAAGGLGALVLPLFAALAVGASVALAETLSPMAGALAAGLALFLTTSLRELLVAARSVVADSETDPEAARDGLLALVGRDAAGLSPGLLRSAAVESAAENLADGLVASLGAFVLGAALAPLAGLPALPVAAAVAAWVKAVNTMDSMLGYRSKRVGTPAARLDDAVMWLPARASALLLAVAFADPRSLVRARGWLSRVSSPNSGWPMGAVAAALDARLEKPGVYLLNASADLPDRTAAQRGVRGVGRAGLLAYALGGVLAWF, from the coding sequence GTGCTGAGCGCGCTCGCGGTCGGCGTCGCCGCGGCGCTCGAAGCGGCCGTCGGCGAACCGCCGACGCGGTACCACCCCGTCGCGTGGTTCGGTTCGCTCGTCGCGCCGCTGGACCAGGAGTGGCGAAGCGACGCTCACGCGTTCGCGGCCGGTGGGCTCGGCGCGCTCGTCCTCCCGCTGTTCGCGGCGCTGGCCGTCGGCGCGTCGGTCGCGCTAGCCGAAACGCTCTCCCCGATGGCTGGGGCGCTCGCGGCCGGTCTCGCGCTGTTCCTGACGACCAGTCTCCGCGAACTCCTCGTCGCCGCGCGGTCGGTCGTCGCGGACTCCGAGACCGACCCCGAAGCCGCTCGCGACGGACTGCTCGCGCTGGTCGGCCGGGACGCCGCCGGTCTCTCGCCGGGTCTCCTCCGCAGCGCGGCCGTCGAGAGCGCCGCCGAGAACCTCGCGGACGGACTGGTCGCCTCGCTCGGCGCGTTCGTCCTCGGCGCGGCACTCGCGCCGCTGGCCGGGTTGCCGGCGCTCCCCGTCGCCGCCGCTGTCGCCGCTTGGGTCAAGGCCGTCAACACGATGGACTCGATGCTCGGCTATCGCTCGAAGCGCGTGGGGACACCCGCCGCGCGCCTCGACGACGCCGTGATGTGGCTCCCGGCGCGGGCGAGCGCTCTGCTGTTGGCCGTCGCGTTCGCCGACCCGCGCTCGCTCGTCCGCGCTCGCGGATGGCTGAGTCGCGTCTCCTCACCGAACTCGGGGTGGCCGATGGGGGCCGTCGCCGCCGCTCTCGACGCTCGGCTGGAGAAACCCGGCGTCTACCTTCTGAACGCCAGCGCGGACCTTCCGGACAGAACGGCGGCGCAGCGCGGCGTGCGCGGCGTCGGCCGCGCCGGCCTGCTCGCTTACGCGCTCGGGGGGGTGCTCGCGTGGTTTTGA
- a CDS encoding succinylglutamate desuccinylase/aspartoacylase family protein, whose product MAETFRYEGEVRPGETRHVRHEVGETYLGDPIEIPVTIVDGARDGPTVGLTAAVHGDELNGVKVLQEVADRYDPADVHGTLVCLHVVNVPGYIAQTRDIPIYDQDLNRAFPGKPRSNTAERMANNIYETFVSQCDLLLDFHTSTRNRTTMYHVRADTSDATVDRLARAFGANVVIAGPGDVGSLRRTATADGTPTITIEMGKAHRFQPTLIERALEGVSSVFAEFGVDPTATVTWPGWLRSVPADQGDKTWLRADTGGLVEMQWGPYPLVEEGAPICTISDHFKREERTVTAPFTGILVGVLENPVAQPGHPLCHLVRIDETTHDEIVAEIDRGEFDGYRQRGLRWRGEKAELD is encoded by the coding sequence ATGGCCGAGACGTTTCGGTACGAGGGAGAGGTGCGACCGGGGGAAACGCGGCACGTCAGACACGAGGTGGGCGAGACGTACCTCGGGGACCCGATAGAGATTCCGGTGACCATCGTCGACGGTGCCCGCGACGGCCCGACCGTCGGTCTGACCGCGGCGGTTCACGGGGACGAACTCAACGGCGTCAAGGTCCTCCAGGAGGTCGCCGACCGCTACGACCCGGCCGACGTCCACGGGACGCTCGTCTGCTTGCACGTCGTGAACGTCCCGGGCTACATCGCCCAGACTCGGGACATCCCCATCTACGACCAGGATCTCAACCGGGCGTTCCCGGGCAAGCCCCGGAGCAACACGGCCGAGCGGATGGCCAACAACATCTACGAGACGTTCGTCTCTCAGTGTGATCTGCTGCTCGACTTTCACACCTCCACGCGCAACCGGACGACGATGTATCACGTCCGAGCCGACACGTCCGACGCCACCGTCGACCGACTGGCCCGCGCGTTCGGCGCGAACGTCGTCATCGCCGGTCCGGGCGACGTGGGGTCGCTCCGACGGACCGCGACCGCGGACGGGACGCCGACGATCACGATAGAGATGGGGAAGGCCCACCGCTTCCAGCCGACGCTCATCGAGCGAGCGCTAGAGGGCGTCAGCAGCGTCTTCGCCGAGTTCGGCGTCGATCCGACGGCGACGGTCACGTGGCCGGGGTGGCTCCGCTCGGTCCCCGCCGACCAGGGCGATAAGACGTGGCTTCGCGCCGACACCGGCGGCCTCGTCGAGATGCAGTGGGGACCGTACCCGCTCGTCGAAGAAGGCGCGCCTATCTGCACTATCAGCGACCACTTCAAGCGGGAGGAACGGACCGTCACGGCACCCTTCACCGGTATCCTCGTCGGTGTCCTGGAGAACCCGGTCGCCCAACCGGGGCACCCCCTCTGTCACCTCGTCCGCATCGACGAGACGACACACGATGAGATCGTCGCCGAGATCGACCGCGGCGAGTTCGACGGCTACCGACAGCGCGGCCTCCGATGGCGCGGTGAGAAGGCGGAACTCGACTAG
- the cobS gene encoding adenosylcobinamide-GDP ribazoletransferase produces MVLSAVRGALGFLSRLPIGHSEAAWDAFAATPAAFPLAGYVVGALVAVPFLAVGLVPAPVVAAAYLAGVVVVTGVNHADGLADLGDAAVVHGDPAERREAMRDTTVGVGAVLALGTALVGLALGALAVAGLPTLAAVAIVVAAEVGAKLSMATLACLGSPSHEGFGETVLSDKRPRDVLASVAAALPAAALVVPAATVAVAAGPVVALLLERWADRRLDGVGGDVFGAANELSRVVALHAAVVAWTLFDWELVDWGVLAWTRW; encoded by the coding sequence GTGGTTTTGAGCGCCGTGCGCGGGGCGCTCGGCTTCCTCTCGCGGCTCCCGATCGGCCACAGCGAGGCCGCGTGGGACGCCTTCGCCGCGACCCCGGCGGCGTTCCCGCTGGCGGGCTACGTCGTCGGCGCGCTGGTCGCCGTCCCGTTCCTCGCCGTCGGACTCGTCCCCGCGCCGGTCGTCGCGGCGGCGTACCTCGCCGGGGTCGTCGTCGTCACGGGCGTCAACCACGCCGACGGCCTCGCGGACCTCGGCGACGCGGCCGTGGTCCACGGCGACCCCGCCGAGCGCCGCGAGGCGATGCGCGACACGACGGTCGGCGTCGGCGCGGTGCTGGCGCTCGGGACCGCTCTCGTCGGACTGGCGCTCGGCGCGCTCGCCGTGGCGGGACTGCCGACGCTCGCGGCCGTCGCTATTGTCGTCGCCGCGGAGGTCGGCGCGAAGCTTTCGATGGCGACGCTCGCGTGTCTCGGCAGTCCGAGCCACGAGGGGTTCGGCGAGACCGTCCTGTCAGACAAGCGGCCGCGAGACGTCCTCGCGTCGGTCGCGGCGGCGCTTCCGGCCGCCGCGCTCGTCGTTCCGGCGGCGACCGTCGCCGTCGCCGCCGGACCGGTCGTCGCCCTCCTCCTCGAACGGTGGGCCGACCGTCGCCTCGACGGCGTCGGCGGCGACGTCTTCGGCGCGGCCAACGAGCTCTCGCGGGTCGTCGCCCTGCACGCGGCCGTCGTCGCGTGGACGCTCTTCGACTGGGAACTCGTCGATTGGGGGGTGCTCGCGTGGACGCGCTGGTGA
- a CDS encoding aldo/keto reductase, with translation MRHRQLGTTGFDVTEVGFGTWNIGGDWGDVDEEAGREAVRAALDAGIDFIDTADVYGDGFSEQRIGEVLDERGVREEVTVATKAGRRLDPHTADRYDYENLSKFVDRSREYLGVETLGLVQLHCPPTEAYYQPETFEALDRLRDEGKIDHYGVSVEKVEQALKAIEYPGVETVQIIFNMFRQRPAELFFEEAARRDVGVIVRVPLASGLLTGELSRDMEFPENDHRNFNIEGEAFDRGETFAGLPVEDGFDAVDELREHVPEETTMAQMALRWILDHDAVSTVIPGSTTPEHIEANAAASEKAPLSNQTHGAVRDIYEEYVFDSVHHRW, from the coding sequence ATGCGACATCGCCAACTCGGGACGACGGGGTTCGACGTGACAGAGGTCGGCTTCGGGACGTGGAACATCGGCGGCGACTGGGGCGACGTGGACGAAGAGGCGGGCCGAGAGGCGGTCCGGGCCGCGCTCGACGCCGGCATCGACTTCATCGACACTGCCGACGTCTACGGCGACGGCTTCAGCGAGCAGCGCATCGGCGAGGTGCTCGACGAGCGCGGCGTCCGCGAGGAGGTGACGGTGGCGACGAAGGCCGGCCGCCGCCTCGACCCGCACACTGCCGACCGCTACGACTACGAGAACCTCTCGAAGTTCGTGGACCGCTCGCGGGAGTACCTCGGCGTCGAGACGCTGGGGCTCGTCCAGCTGCACTGCCCGCCGACCGAGGCGTACTATCAGCCGGAGACGTTCGAGGCGCTCGATCGCCTGAGAGACGAGGGGAAGATAGACCACTACGGCGTCAGCGTCGAGAAGGTCGAACAGGCGCTGAAAGCCATCGAATATCCCGGCGTCGAGACGGTCCAGATAATCTTCAACATGTTCCGCCAGCGACCCGCGGAGCTGTTCTTCGAGGAGGCCGCCCGCCGCGACGTGGGCGTCATCGTTCGGGTCCCGCTGGCGTCGGGGCTGCTGACCGGCGAACTCTCGCGCGATATGGAGTTTCCGGAGAACGACCACCGTAACTTCAACATCGAGGGAGAGGCCTTCGACCGCGGCGAGACGTTCGCCGGCCTACCGGTCGAGGACGGCTTCGACGCCGTCGATGAACTGCGCGAGCACGTCCCCGAGGAGACGACGATGGCCCAGATGGCGCTGCGCTGGATCCTCGACCACGACGCCGTCTCGACGGTCATCCCCGGGTCGACGACGCCCGAGCATATCGAGGCCAACGCCGCGGCCAGCGAGAAAGCGCCGCTCTCGAACCAGACTCACGGCGCGGTGCGGGACATCTACGAGGAGTACGTCTTCGACTCGGTTCACCACCGCTGGTGA
- a CDS encoding HAD family hydrolase codes for MAVSFDLFGTLVAADRSDAPWDAVAERLDARGVTVPDDWEAAYRSSHREYDRGREAPLDEHVRLALASRGVEVGETTAREAVLAAFDVPVTVRDGAREALAAAHDRGPVAVCSNCSVPGLVERTLDRADLSPEAALAPDTVVASVDCGWRKPFEPIFAATADALGVPLSALVHVGDDARTDGGAGRVGAASILLEDVPLPTVAVRLREGTLC; via the coding sequence ATGGCGGTCTCTTTCGACCTGTTCGGGACGCTCGTCGCCGCCGACCGATCCGACGCGCCGTGGGACGCCGTGGCCGAGCGGCTCGACGCGCGCGGCGTCACCGTCCCCGACGACTGGGAGGCCGCCTATCGAAGTTCTCATCGCGAGTACGACCGCGGCCGGGAGGCCCCGCTCGACGAGCACGTCCGCCTCGCGCTGGCGAGTCGCGGCGTCGAGGTCGGCGAGACCACCGCTCGCGAGGCAGTTCTCGCGGCCTTCGACGTCCCGGTGACTGTCAGGGACGGCGCACGCGAGGCGCTTGCCGCCGCGCACGACCGCGGTCCCGTCGCCGTCTGCTCGAACTGCAGCGTCCCCGGACTGGTCGAGCGGACGCTCGACCGGGCCGACCTCAGTCCGGAGGCCGCGCTCGCGCCCGACACCGTCGTCGCCAGCGTCGACTGCGGTTGGCGCAAGCCGTTCGAGCCGATCTTCGCGGCGACGGCCGACGCACTGGGCGTCCCGCTCTCCGCGCTCGTCCACGTCGGCGACGACGCCCGCACCGACGGTGGCGCGGGACGGGTCGGCGCGGCGTCGATCCTGTTGGAGGACGTGCCGCTTCCGACGGTCGCCGTGCGGCTCCGGGAGGGGACGCTGTGCTGA
- the ftsZ gene encoding cell division protein FtsZ — protein MQDIVNEALERDEQEQQKMSEDDVDGFGDPRIVIVGCGGAGNNTVNRLYNIGVEGADTVAINTDKQHLKMIEADTKILVGKSLTNGLGAGGDPSMGERATEMAQGTIKEVLGDADLVFVTAGMGGGTGTGAAPVVSKIAKEQGAIVVGMVSTPFNVERARTVKAEEGLEKLRNEADSIIVLDNNRLLDYVPNLPIGKAFSVMDQIIAETVKGISETITQPSLINLDYADMTSIMNQGGVAVMLVGETQDKNKTQEVVKDAMNHPLLDVDYRGASGGLVHITGGPDLTLKEAEGIAQNITERLEASANVIWGARIQEEYKGKVRVMAIMTGVQSAQVLGPTTQKQANKSREAIQEVGDDTSFDASENFETSASDGGTANHAGSPSGYGETDGGRDQREKNNGLDVIRTNE, from the coding sequence ATGCAGGACATCGTCAACGAGGCCCTCGAGCGCGACGAGCAGGAACAGCAGAAGATGTCCGAGGACGACGTCGACGGGTTCGGCGACCCGCGGATCGTCATCGTCGGCTGTGGCGGTGCCGGGAACAACACCGTCAATCGGCTCTACAACATCGGCGTCGAGGGTGCCGACACCGTCGCCATCAACACGGACAAACAGCACCTCAAGATGATCGAAGCCGACACGAAGATTCTGGTCGGCAAGTCCCTCACCAACGGACTCGGTGCCGGCGGCGACCCCTCGATGGGCGAGCGCGCCACCGAGATGGCACAGGGGACTATCAAGGAAGTGCTGGGCGACGCGGACCTCGTGTTCGTCACGGCCGGCATGGGCGGCGGGACCGGGACCGGTGCCGCTCCCGTCGTCTCGAAGATCGCCAAGGAGCAGGGCGCGATCGTCGTCGGCATGGTCTCGACGCCGTTCAACGTCGAGCGCGCCCGCACGGTGAAGGCCGAAGAGGGCCTAGAGAAGCTCCGCAACGAGGCGGACTCCATCATCGTGCTGGACAACAACCGCCTGCTCGACTACGTCCCGAACCTGCCCATCGGCAAGGCGTTCTCGGTGATGGACCAGATAATCGCCGAGACGGTCAAGGGCATCTCCGAGACCATCACCCAGCCGAGCCTCATCAACCTCGACTACGCCGACATGACCTCCATCATGAATCAGGGCGGCGTCGCGGTGATGCTCGTCGGTGAGACCCAGGACAAGAACAAGACCCAGGAGGTCGTCAAGGACGCGATGAACCACCCGCTGCTGGACGTGGACTACCGCGGTGCCAGTGGCGGCCTGGTCCACATCACCGGCGGCCCGGACCTCACGCTGAAGGAGGCCGAGGGCATCGCCCAGAACATCACCGAGCGCCTCGAGGCCTCGGCGAACGTCATCTGGGGAGCCCGCATCCAGGAGGAGTACAAGGGCAAGGTCCGCGTCATGGCCATCATGACCGGCGTCCAGTCCGCGCAGGTGCTCGGCCCGACCACGCAGAAGCAGGCCAACAAGTCCCGCGAGGCGATCCAGGAGGTCGGCGACGACACCTCCTTCGACGCCTCCGAGAACTTCGAAACCAGCGCCAGCGACGGCGGCACCGCCAACCACGCCGGCAGCCCCAGCGGCTACGGTGAGACCGACGGCGGCCGCGACCAGCGCGAGAAGAACAACGGCCTCGACGTCATCCGGACGAACGAGTAA
- a CDS encoding NTP transferase domain-containing protein, whose product MCGGRGTRLDADREKPLFEVGGVPMVDRVLRAIEASGVERAYAVTSPNAPETRAHLDVPRIETPGEGYVADLDRALSDARLTTPVLTVAADLPLLDGEILDRVLAAHDGGSLSVLVPAARKRELGVSDDATFERAGEEVAPTGVNVVGDDDEGAWRPTDVRLAVNVNTRSDARVAEQYL is encoded by the coding sequence ATGTGCGGCGGGCGCGGGACGCGCCTCGACGCCGACCGCGAGAAGCCCCTGTTCGAAGTCGGCGGCGTCCCGATGGTCGACCGCGTACTCCGTGCGATCGAAGCCAGCGGCGTCGAGCGAGCGTACGCCGTCACGTCGCCGAACGCCCCCGAGACCCGCGCTCATCTCGACGTGCCGCGTATCGAGACGCCCGGCGAAGGGTACGTCGCGGACCTCGACCGGGCGCTGTCGGACGCTCGTCTCACGACGCCGGTGCTGACCGTCGCGGCGGACCTCCCGCTGCTCGACGGCGAGATACTCGATCGAGTGCTGGCTGCCCACGACGGCGGCTCGCTCTCGGTGCTCGTTCCGGCCGCTCGCAAGCGCGAACTCGGCGTCAGCGACGACGCAACCTTCGAGCGGGCGGGCGAGGAGGTCGCACCGACCGGCGTCAACGTCGTCGGCGACGACGACGAGGGCGCGTGGCGTCCGACGGACGTGCGACTGGCGGTCAACGTCAACACGCGTTCAGACGCTCGCGTGGCCGAGCAATATCTGTAA
- a CDS encoding adenosylcobinamide amidohydrolase: MFETTRREGVVRARREGARWLSTAWDGGYRAADAVYNLTVPEGFDRTDLDAYREERLREAGFPVGPALLTGLDMVHARCARSGPIAVLATAGLSNPAALPMGESGADTVSTDGADWRPGTVNLVVGADRSLDDGALATLLATAVEAKAATLLAVAGVPGTTSDAALVGCVPEAEPAEFAGSATEVGAAARACVRDAVRASLAARYDDGPPTVDEAEYGVVTDRQTDVRRP; this comes from the coding sequence ATGTTTGAGACGACCCGGCGCGAGGGCGTCGTCCGGGCCCGCCGCGAGGGAGCGCGCTGGCTCTCGACGGCGTGGGACGGCGGCTACCGCGCGGCCGACGCGGTGTACAACCTCACCGTCCCCGAGGGATTCGATCGGACGGACCTCGATGCCTACCGAGAAGAGCGACTGAGAGAGGCCGGCTTCCCGGTCGGGCCGGCGCTGCTGACCGGCCTCGATATGGTCCACGCGCGTTGTGCTCGGAGCGGCCCCATCGCGGTGCTGGCGACAGCGGGCCTCTCGAACCCGGCGGCGCTCCCTATGGGCGAGAGCGGAGCGGACACGGTATCGACCGATGGGGCAGACTGGCGACCCGGAACGGTGAACCTCGTCGTCGGGGCCGACCGCTCGCTGGACGACGGTGCGCTCGCGACGCTGCTCGCGACCGCCGTCGAGGCGAAGGCGGCGACGCTGCTCGCCGTCGCTGGCGTCCCCGGCACCACCTCCGACGCCGCTCTCGTCGGCTGTGTCCCCGAGGCCGAACCCGCCGAGTTCGCCGGGAGCGCGACCGAGGTCGGCGCGGCGGCGCGGGCCTGCGTCCGCGATGCCGTTCGCGCCAGCCTCGCCGCGCGATACGACGACGGCCCGCCGACGGTCGATGAGGCCGAATACGGCGTCGTCACCGACCGGCAGACCGATGTGCGCCGGCCCTGA
- the cobD gene encoding threonine-phosphate decarboxylase CobD translates to MDPDSVDRLRTLGETDPHFDADGRVPHGSSDDRELLDFSANTNPRVPPGSARVFSSAFAAARSYPADDYLPFRTTAAEFVGCDPVQVIPTAGGLEAIRLAIQTTVRADESVLVPAPSFGEYAREVRLQGAEPEFVDQNGILDSDPASHAMAIVCNPNNPTGQSYDAEDLRTFADRCREHGTTLLADEAFLGFTDQPSLAGREGVVVARSLTKLFGLPGVRMGYAVASGDALDRLTTARRAWSMSEPAAALGEHCYRQEEFVAETRDRVETERERMRDRLSARFDVFPSDAPFLLFEVSDVSVDELLSTARERGIALRDARSFRGLDSHVRVAVRTEQQNDRLLAALDV, encoded by the coding sequence ATGGACCCCGACAGCGTCGACCGGTTGCGGACGCTCGGTGAGACCGACCCGCACTTCGACGCGGACGGCCGCGTCCCGCACGGCAGCAGCGACGACCGGGAACTGCTCGACTTCAGCGCGAACACCAACCCGCGGGTACCGCCCGGTTCGGCCCGCGTGTTCAGTTCCGCCTTCGCCGCCGCGCGGTCGTACCCGGCCGACGACTACCTCCCGTTCCGGACGACGGCCGCCGAGTTCGTCGGCTGTGACCCCGTGCAGGTCATCCCCACCGCGGGCGGTCTCGAAGCCATCCGGCTCGCCATCCAGACGACGGTTCGGGCCGACGAATCGGTTCTCGTGCCCGCGCCGAGTTTCGGCGAGTACGCCCGCGAGGTTCGACTGCAGGGAGCCGAACCCGAGTTCGTCGACCAGAACGGGATCCTGGACAGCGACCCTGCGTCCCACGCAATGGCCATCGTCTGCAACCCGAACAACCCGACGGGGCAGTCCTACGACGCCGAGGACCTGCGAACCTTCGCCGATCGCTGTCGGGAGCACGGGACCACGCTACTCGCGGACGAGGCGTTCCTCGGATTCACCGACCAACCCTCGCTCGCGGGTCGGGAGGGCGTCGTCGTCGCGCGCTCGCTGACGAAGCTGTTCGGCCTGCCGGGCGTCCGAATGGGCTACGCCGTCGCGTCGGGGGACGCGCTCGACCGGCTGACGACCGCTCGCCGCGCGTGGTCGATGAGCGAACCCGCGGCGGCGCTTGGCGAACACTGCTACCGACAGGAGGAGTTCGTCGCCGAGACGCGCGACCGGGTCGAGACCGAGCGCGAGCGGATGCGCGACCGCCTCTCGGCGCGCTTCGACGTGTTCCCGTCTGACGCCCCCTTCCTCCTCTTCGAGGTGTCCGACGTGAGCGTGGACGAGTTGCTATCGACGGCCCGCGAGCGGGGGATCGCGCTCCGGGACGCGCGCTCGTTCCGCGGCCTCGACAGCCACGTCCGGGTCGCGGTCCGGACCGAGCAGCAGAACGACCGCCTCCTGGCGGCGCTGGATGTTTGA
- a CDS encoding ribbon-helix-helix domain-containing protein, translating to MERVTLRIPKQQIEEVEQMVETGEYPNRSEAIRSAVREMLAEQDGSERASEKQKRTWARA from the coding sequence ATGGAGCGTGTGACACTACGGATTCCGAAGCAGCAGATCGAAGAGGTCGAACAGATGGTCGAGACGGGGGAGTACCCCAACCGGAGCGAGGCGATCCGGTCGGCCGTCCGTGAGATGCTCGCAGAACAGGACGGTTCCGAGCGCGCCTCGGAGAAGCAAAAGCGGACGTGGGCGAGGGCCTAA